CCCAGTCCACGATCGAAGCGGTGGTCGCCCCCGGCGTGAAGATCTCCGCGACGCCCTTCTCCTTCAGCGGCGCGATGTCCGCCTCCGGGATGATGCCCCCGCCGAAGACCAGGATGTCCGCCGCGTCCCGTTCCTTCAGCAGCTCGATCACCGCGGTGAAGAGCGTGTTGTGGGCCCCGGACAGGATGGACAGACCGATCGCGTCGGCGTCCTCCTGGATCGCGGTGCCGACGATCTGCTCGGGCGTCTGGTGGAGCCCGGTGTAGATGACCTCCATGCCGGCGTCGCGCAGCGCCCGCGCGATCACCTTGGCCCCGCGATCGTGGCCGTCGAGTCCCGGCTTGGCCACCACCACGCGGATCGGACCGGCTGCCACACCCATCACTGCCTCCATGAAGCGACTACGTCCATCCTCAATGGCACGGACCCCCCGTGCCAGACCCGCCCGGGGAAGTGAACGAACGTTATCGCCAGCATCCCGCAACCGGCAGTTTCACGGTGTCGACCGAGGGGGAAATCACACGAAGGGACACGTTCACCGCGCACCGCTCCCCCACGTCACGGGGAACAGGCGCACCGGGAGCCGCAACGAGGTCGCCGTACCGTCCGCCAGAGGCCGCTGGCGTGGCGGTGCGGCGCATCGGAGGGCACGATGGGCACGTAGGACAGGTAAGGCACGACAGCGAGGAGCCTCGTCGCCACGCCGGCAGGGATCCCCGTACGTCACCGGTGCAACGGGTGTCACACAAGCCGTACACACCCCGCACTCCGGCCGAACCGGCCCCACGCCCTGTTGTGCCCGATCGACCTCCTCCAGCGCGACTTCCACGAGGGCACACGGGGGACAGAGACGTCCTCGGCGTGCCGACAGGAGGTCGGCCATGAAGGTCACCCGGGCACTACAGCCCTTTATTCCGTTGTGTCAGCGTCTGTTGCCGGACCTGCGGACCCTGCCGGGCATCCTGAACCTCTCGAGCCTGCCGAACCTCCCAGGTCTCCCCGGCCTTCCGAGCAGACTGGCCGGACTGTCCCTGACCCTGCTCAAGGCGACCGCCCTCGACCTCG
This Streptomyces sp. NBC_00377 DNA region includes the following protein-coding sequences:
- a CDS encoding cobalamin B12-binding domain-containing protein, giving the protein MGVAAGPIRVVVAKPGLDGHDRGAKVIARALRDAGMEVIYTGLHQTPEQIVGTAIQEDADAIGLSILSGAHNTLFTAVIELLKERDAADILVFGGGIIPEADIAPLKEKGVAEIFTPGATTASIVDWVRANVRQPAGA